A single genomic interval of Musa acuminata AAA Group cultivar baxijiao chromosome BXJ3-4, Cavendish_Baxijiao_AAA, whole genome shotgun sequence harbors:
- the LOC135637068 gene encoding calcium-binding protein KIC-like — MEEEKHAAATESEEYEDLLPVMAERLEAEQFVSELCGGFRLLAEPGRGVITPESLRRNAAALGMAGMTAEDAAAMVREGDMDGDGALDEKEFCVLMVRLSPEMMADAEAWLEKAIEREVLRPTA; from the coding sequence ATGGAGGAAGAGAAGCACGCAGCTGCGACGGAGTCGGAGGAGTACGAGGACTTGCTGCCGGTGATGGCCGAGAGGCTGGAAGCGGAGCAGTTCGTGTCGGAGCTGTGCGGGGGCTTCCGGTTGCTGGCGGAGCCCGGGAGGGGGGTCATAACGCCGGAGAGCCTGAGGAGGAACGCGGCGGCGCTGGGGATGGCGGGGATGACGGCGGAGGATGCGGCGGCGATGGTGAGGGAAGGGGACATGGACGGGGACGGGGCGCTCGACGAGAAGGAGTTCTGCGTGCTGATGGTGAGGCTGAGCCCGGAGATGATGGCGGACGCCGAGGCGTGGCTGGAGAAGGCGATCGAGAGGGAGGTGTTGAGACCCACGGCGTGA
- the LOC135637067 gene encoding serine/arginine-rich splicing factor RS31-like isoform X2, with translation MRPVFVGNLESDTRHSDLDRLFSKYGRVDRIDMKSGYAFVYFEDERDAEDAIHRLDGIPFGYSRRRLSVEWSKGGRGPRDRDGSRPAANTRPTRTLFVINFDPIHTRVRDIERHFESYGKILNVRIRRNFAFVQFETQEEATKALECTNLSKILDRMVTVEYAFRDDDDGDVRDSRGGYGKQDDRAYGRSDSPGYRRDRPSPDYGRARSPVYDRYNGPSHDRSPEYGRYRSRSPPGRRSRT, from the exons ATGAGGCCTGTTTTCGTTGGAAATCTGGAGAGCGATACTCGCCATTCCGATCTCGATCGGCTTTTCTCCAAGTATGGAAGGGTAGATCGCATCGACATGAAGTCTG GATATGCTTTTGTTTATTTTGAGGATGAGCGTGATGCTGAAGATGCCATTCATAGGCTTGATGGTATACCTTTTGGTTATAGTAGACGCAGGCTGTCAGTCGAGTGGTCAAAG GGAGGACGTGGACCAAGGGATCGTGATGGTTCCAGGCCAGCAGCAAACACGAGGCCTACGCGAACTCTTTTTGTTATCAATTTTGACCCAATTCATACAAGGGTCAGGGACATTGAAAGGCATTTCGAATCTTATGGGAAGATTTTAAATGTTCGGATCAGAAGGAACTTTGCATTTGTTCAGTTTGAAACCCAGGAGGAAGCCACAAAAGCCCTTGaatgcaccaaccttag CAAGATATTGGATAGGATGGTAACAGTTGAGTACGCCTTtagggatgatgatgatggtgacgtGCGTGATAGCCGAGGTGGTTATGGGAAGCAGGATGATAGGGCATATGGACGCTCTGACAGCCCAGGATACCGAAGGGATCGACCTAGTCCTGATTATGGACGTGCAAGGAGTCCTGTCTATGACCGATACAATGGTCCTTCGCATGATAGGAGTCCGGAGTATGGTCGTTATCGAAG CCGCTCTCCTCCTGGTCGAAGATCGAGGACTTGA
- the LOC135637067 gene encoding serine/arginine-rich splicing factor RS31-like isoform X1 — MRPVFVGNLESDTRHSDLDRLFSKYGRVDRIDMKSGYAFVYFEDERDAEDAIHRLDGIPFGYSRRRLSVEWSKQGGRGPRDRDGSRPAANTRPTRTLFVINFDPIHTRVRDIERHFESYGKILNVRIRRNFAFVQFETQEEATKALECTNLSKILDRMVTVEYAFRDDDDGDVRDSRGGYGKQDDRAYGRSDSPGYRRDRPSPDYGRARSPVYDRYNGPSHDRSPEYGRYRSRSPPGRRSRT, encoded by the exons ATGAGGCCTGTTTTCGTTGGAAATCTGGAGAGCGATACTCGCCATTCCGATCTCGATCGGCTTTTCTCCAAGTATGGAAGGGTAGATCGCATCGACATGAAGTCTG GATATGCTTTTGTTTATTTTGAGGATGAGCGTGATGCTGAAGATGCCATTCATAGGCTTGATGGTATACCTTTTGGTTATAGTAGACGCAGGCTGTCAGTCGAGTGGTCAAAG CAGGGAGGACGTGGACCAAGGGATCGTGATGGTTCCAGGCCAGCAGCAAACACGAGGCCTACGCGAACTCTTTTTGTTATCAATTTTGACCCAATTCATACAAGGGTCAGGGACATTGAAAGGCATTTCGAATCTTATGGGAAGATTTTAAATGTTCGGATCAGAAGGAACTTTGCATTTGTTCAGTTTGAAACCCAGGAGGAAGCCACAAAAGCCCTTGaatgcaccaaccttag CAAGATATTGGATAGGATGGTAACAGTTGAGTACGCCTTtagggatgatgatgatggtgacgtGCGTGATAGCCGAGGTGGTTATGGGAAGCAGGATGATAGGGCATATGGACGCTCTGACAGCCCAGGATACCGAAGGGATCGACCTAGTCCTGATTATGGACGTGCAAGGAGTCCTGTCTATGACCGATACAATGGTCCTTCGCATGATAGGAGTCCGGAGTATGGTCGTTATCGAAG CCGCTCTCCTCCTGGTCGAAGATCGAGGACTTGA
- the LOC135581725 gene encoding calcium-transporting ATPase, endoplasmic reticulum-type-like, whose product MEEKLFPAWSWSVERCLKEYNVKLSKGLSSFEAETRRERYGWNELKKEKGKPLWFLILEQFDDVLVKILLIAAFISFTLAYLEGNESGHTGLEVYVEPVVILLILMLNAIVGVWQETSAGKALEALKNMQCEYAKVRRDGRCVPDLPARELVPGDIVELRVGDKVPSDMRIATLTMSTLRVEQSSLTGESMPVLKGTSPGFVDDCELQAKDCMLFAGTTIVNGSCICIVTSIGMDTEIGKIQTQISEASQEEQDTPLTEKLNEFGERLTTAIGTVCLIVWVINYQNFITWDNSNTSVWNFHFSFEKCTYHFKIAVALAVAAIPEGLPAVITTCLALGTRKMAQKHAIVRKLPSVETLGCTTVICSDKTGTLTTNQMSVNEFLTLGKKLYTTRVFRVDGTTYNPKDGGIIGWSKCNMDDSLQTLAEICAVCNDAGLYREGYLFRAIGLPTEAALKVLVEKMGLPDAKARSRIHDAEFASDFSINHTTVKLGCCEWWIKRSKRIAALEFDRVRKSMSVIVRESTGSNRLLVKGAFESVLERSSHVQLPDGSFALLDEACKQIIMSNVHEMSSKGLRCLGFAFKDDLGEFSDYNSETHPAHKWLLDPVNYSEIESNLIFVGVVGLRDPPRDEVHKAIEDCNCAGIKVMVITGDNKSTAEAVCQEIGLFLDKTSLKGKSFTGKEFTALPVSKQIEILSKPGGIVFSRAEPRHKQDIVRLLKDMGEIVAMTGDGVNDAPALKLADIGISMGITGTEVAKQAADMVLADDNFSTIVSAVAEGRAIYNNMKSFIRYMISSNVGEVISIFLTAALGIPECLIPVQLLWVNLVTDGPPATALGFNPADVDIMQKPPRKSNDALINSWVLFRYMVIGSYVGLATVGVFVMWYTQPSFMGIDLASDGHTIISLAELRSWGQCSSWTDFLPNPFLAGDREISLADPCDYFTVGKVKAMTLSLSVLVAIEMFNSLNALSEDNSLIQMPPWRNPWLLLAMLVSFGLHFVILYVPFLASIFGIVPLSLNEWLLVILVSAPVVLIDEVLKYISRKQCWIDDHKQKMA is encoded by the exons ATGGAGGAAAAGCTATTCCCAGCTTGGTCTTGGTCCGTGGAGCGGTGCCTGAAGGAGTACAATGTCAAATTGAGCAAGGGTTTAAGCTCCTTTGAAGCTGAGACACGGCGGGAGAGGTATGGGTGGAACGAACTCAAGAAAGAGAAGGGAAAGCCTTTGTGGTTTCTCATCTTAGAACAGTTCGATGATGTGCTTGTCAAGATCCTACTGATTGCAGCCTTTATATCCTTTACGCTAGCCTACCTGGAGGGAAATGAATCTGGCCACACTGGGCTTGAGGTGTATGTGGAACCTGTTGTTATCCTTTTGATTCTTATGCTCAATGCAATTGTGGGTGTCTGGCAGGAGACTAGTGCTGGAAAGGCTCTTGAAGCCCTGAAGAACATGCAGTGTGAATATGCCAAGGTTCGCAGAGATGGACGCTGTGTTCCCGACTTGCCTGCTCGAGAGCTAGTTCCAGGGGATATCGTGGAGTTGAGGGTTGGAGATAAGGTCCCTTCCGACATGAGAATAGCAACTCTGACTATGTCGACTTTGAGGGTTGAGCAGAGTTCATTGACCGGGGAGAGCATGCCTGTGCTCAAAGGAACAAGCCCTGGTTTTGTAGATGATTGTGAATTGCAAGCAAAAGATTGCATGCTGTTTGCAGGAACAACTATTGTCAATGGTAGCTGTATTTGTATAGTCACTAGCATCGGAATGGACACTGAAATAGGAAAGATTCAGACTCAAATCAGTGAAGCTTCACAGGAGGAACAAGacacacccctgacagagaagctcAATGAGTTTGGTGAAAGGCTAACTACTGCAATTGGAACAGTTTGCTTGATAGTTTGGGTCAtcaactatcaaaattttatcacTTGGGACAACTCAAATACATCAGTGTGGAATTTTcacttttcttttgagaaatgtACCTATCATTTCAAGATAGCAGTGGCACTTGCAGTGGCAGCTATTCCTGAAGGTCTTCCAGCTGTAATCACAACCTGTTTAGCTTTGGGTACAAGGAAGATGGCTCAAAAGCATGCGATAGTTCGGAAGCTTCCAAGCGTGGAGACACTAGGATGTACAACTGTAATATGCTCAGATAAGACTGGAACTCTTACAACCAACCAGATGTCTGTGAATGAATTTCTTACCCTAGGTAAGAAGCTCTACACTACTCGAGTGTTTCGTGTAGATGGTACAACATACAACCCCAAGGATGGAGGAATCATTGGCTGGAGCAAGTGCAACATGGATGATAGCTTGCAGACTTTGGCAGAGATATGTGCTGTTTGCAATGATGCTGGACTTTATCGTGAAGGTTATCTTTTCCGAGCTATCGGTTTGCCTACTGAGGCAGCTCTCAAG GTACTGGTTGAGAAGATGGGACTTCCAGATGCAAAGGCAAGGAGCAGAATTCATGATGCAGAGTTTGCTTCTGACTTTTCCATCAACCATACTACTGTAAAATTAG GCTGTTGTGAATGGTGGATAAAGAGATCAAAAAGGATTGCAGCATTGGAGTTTGACCGAGTGCGTAAGTCTATGAGTGTTATTGTCCGTGAATCAACTGGAAGTAACCGTCTTCTTGTGAAG GGTGCTTTCGAAAGTGTTTTAGAGAGGAGTTCTCATGTTCAGCTTCCAGATGGATCATTTGCTCTACTGGATGAAGCATGTAAACAAATAATAATGTCGAATGTACATGAGATGAGTTCGAAGGGATTAAGATGTTTGGGATTTGCATTTAAAGACGACTTGGGAGAGTTCTCTGACTACAATTCAGAAACTCATCCTGCTCACAAGTGGTTGCTTGATCCTGTTAACTACTCTGAAATTGAAAGTAATCTAATTTTTGTTGGAGTTGTTGGTCTGAGG GACCCTCCTCGTGATGAAGTTCATAAGGCCATTGAAGATTGTAACTGTGCGGGTATTAAAGTTATGGTCATTACTGGTGATAACAAGTCCACAGCAGAGGCAGTATGCCAGGAAATTGGGTTGTTTCTGGACAAAACAAGCCTCAAAGGAAAAAGTTTTACTGGCAAAGAGTTCACGGCTCTTCCAGTTAGCAAACAAATAGAAATTTTGTCAAAGCCTGGAGGTATAGTTTTCTCACGTGCCGAGCCTAGGCATAAGCAAGATATTGTGCGGCTACTGAAGGACATGGGTGAGATAGTTGCAATGACTGGAGATGGTGTCAATGATGCACCTGCACTAAAGCTAGCTGATATTGGTATCTCTATGGGTATAACAGGAACCGAG GTAGCAAAGCAAGCTGCTGATATGGTTTTGGCAGATGATAATTTCAGTACGATTGTCTCAGCTGTTGCAGAAGGTCGTGCTATATACaacaacatgaaatcttttatcag GTATATGATTTCATCTAATGTGGGAGAAGTGATATCCATTTTTCTGACTGCTGCACTTGGCATACCTGAATGCCTAATACCGGTTCAGCTTCTTTGGGTCAATCTGGTCACAGATGGGCCTCCTGCAACAGCTCTGGGTTTTAACCCTGCTGATGTTGATATTATGCAGAAACCACCCCGCAAGAGCAATGATGCTCTTATCAATTCTTGGGTTCTTTTCCGTTATATG GTGATCGGTTCATATGTTGGCTTAGCAACTGTTGGTGTCTTTGTCATGTGGTACACGCAGCCATCCTTCATGGGTATAGATCTTGCAAGTGACGGCCACACAATCATCTCCTTGGCTGAACTCCGCTCATGGGGACAATGCTCCTCATGGACCGATTTCTTGCCTAATCCGTTCTTGGCTGGTGATCGTGAAATATCTTTGGCAGATCCCTGTGACTACTTCACTGTTGGGAAAGTTAAGGCAATGACCTTATCACTATCTGTTTTAGTAGCAATTGAGATGTTCAATTCTCTCAATGCCCTTTCAGAAGACAATAGCTTAATTCAGATGCCACCATGGAGGAATCCTTGGCTCCTTCTTGCGATGCTGGTTTCATTTGGCCTGCATTTTGTCATTCTTTATGTCCCCTTTTTGGCAAGTATTTTTGGCATTGTTCCGTTGAGCCTGAACGAGTGGCTTCTGGTTATCTTAGTTTCTGCACCTGTGGTGCTAATTGATGAAGTTCTGAAGTACATCAGCAGGAAGCAGTGCTGGATTGATGATCATAAGCAGAAGATGGCATAG
- the LOC103975927 gene encoding mitochondrial import inner membrane translocase subunit TIM23-1-like, which yields MADPGIHGGDDVDHRQDSGNRRLYNPYQDLQIPYRTLYDLPTSPEFLFQEESLAQRRSWGENLTYYTGIGYLSGSVAGASLGLRRALRSAEPGDTLKIRINRILNSCGQDGRRIGNRVGVIGLMYAGLESGMVAARDTDDWVNSVLAGLGTGALFKAANGPRSAAIAGAIGGLMVGAAVAGKQVLKRYVPI from the coding sequence ATGGCGGATCCAGGAATACACGGTGGAGATGACGTTGACCACCGCCAGGATTCCGGTAACAGGCGACTCTACAACCCCTACCAGGACCTCCAGATCCCTTACCGAACCCTCTACGACCTCCCGACCTCGCCGGAGTTTCTCTTCCAGGAGGAGTCCCTCGCCCAGCGCCGTTCCTGGGGCGAGAATCTCACCTACTACACAGGAATTGGCTACCTCTCCGGCTCCGTCGCGGGAGCCTCCCTCGGCCTCCGCCGCGCCCTTCGCTCCGCCGAGCCCGGCGACACGCTCAAGATCCGGATCAACCGGATCCTGAACTCCTGTGGCCAGGATGGCCGCCGCATCGGTAACCGGGTCGGCGTCATCGGCCTCATGTACGCCGGTCTCGAGAGCGGGATGGTTGCCGCGAGGGATACGGACGACTGGGTCAACAGCGTCCTGGCCGGGCTCGGCACCGGAGCCCTCTTTAAGGCCGCCAATGGGCCTCGATCGGCGGCCATCGCCGGTGCCATTGGCGGCTTGATGGTCGGCGCTGCTGTAGCTGGGAAACAGGTCTTGAAGAGATACGTGCCGATATAG
- the LOC135634666 gene encoding uncharacterized protein LOC135634666, with protein MEVFYYLVFGGLAAAVAAMELRKTRKDRVAISTAFDTFKNNYLFVYSLMMAGDWLQGPYVYYLYSQYGFNKGEIGRLFIAGFGSSMLFGTIVGSLADKQGRKRACVTYCITYIVSCLTKHCPEYTSLLIGRILGGISTSLLFSAFESWLVAEHNKRGFDPQWLSVIFSKAIFLGNGLIAIVSGLLASLLIDNLEFHPVAPFDAAACFLTFGMAVILSSWSENYGDPSESKDLITQFNGAAAAIASDEKIALLGAIQSLFEGSMYTFVFLWTPALSPNDEDIPQGFIFATFMLSSMLGSSIASRLMTHATLKVESYMQIVFAISAVTLLLPIVCNFLVAPSEQGDSISFGGCIQLLGFCVFEACVGIFWPSIMKMRSQYIPEEARSTIMNFFRIPLNIFVCVVLYNVNAFPITLMFGMCSIFLFMASVLQKRLMVISDSHKSMPQVWTDMMEGDDEAETLNI; from the exons ATGGAGGTGTTCTACTACCTGGTGTTCGGCGGGCTGGCGGCGGCGGTCGCGGCGATGGAGCTCAGGAAGACGAGGAAGGACCGCGTCGCCATCTCCACTGCTTTCGACACGTTCAAGAACAACTACCTGTTCGTCTACTCCCTCATGATGG CCGGTGACTGGTTGCAGGGTCCGTACGTCTACTACCTCTACAGCCAGTATGGTTTCAACAAGGGAGAGATCGGCCGGCTCTTCATTGCGGGGTTTGGATCTTCCATGTTGTTTGGGACGATTGTGGGATCTTTGGCCGATAAACA GGGTCGTAAGAGAGCTTGTGTCACCTACTGCATCACGTACATTGTCAGCTGTCTGACTAAGCATTGTCCAGAATACACGTCTTTATTGATAGGCCGGATACTGGGAGGAATCTCTACGTCTCTGCTTTTCTCAGCATTTGAATCATGGCTTGTTGCAGAACATAATAAG AGAGGGTTTGACCCACAGTGGTTGTCAGTAATTTTCTCAAAGGCTATCTTTCTTGGCAATGGTCTTATTGCCATTGTTTCTGGACTTTTAGCTAGTTTATTGATTGATAACCTGGAATTTCATCCTGTGGCTCCATTCGATGCTGCTGCATGCTTCCTTACCTTTGGCATGGCTGTTATCTTGTCATCATGGAGTGAAAATTATGGAGATCCTTCTGAAAGCAAAGACTTGATCACACAGTTCAATGGTGCTGCCGCAGCCATTGCTTCCG ATGAGAAAATTGCTTTGCTGGGTGCAATACAATCACTCTTTGAAGGTTCCATGTACACTTTTGTCTTTTTGTGGACCCCTGCTTTGAGCCCAAACGATGAGGATATACCTCAAGGCTTTATTTTTGCAACGTTCATGCTGTCTTCGATGTTGGGGAGCTCTATAGCATCCAGGCTGATGACCCATGCAACTCTTAAAGTTGAAAGTTATATGCAGATAGTGTTTGCGATCTCTGCTGTCACTCTGCTGCTTCCAATTGTCTGTAAT TTCTTGGTAGCACCTTCTGAGCAAGGTGACAGCATATCTTTTGGAGGCTGCATCCAGCTCCTTGGGTTTTGTGTCTTCGAAGCCTGTGTTGGCATATTTTGGCCATCCATTATGAAGATGAGATCCCAGTACATACCCGAGGAGGCCAGGAGCACGATCATGAACTTCTTTCGCATTCCCCTCAACATCTTTGTCTGTGTGGTACTCTACAAC GTAAATGCTTTCCCTATCACACTCATGTTTGGAATGTGTTCTATTTTCCTGTTCATGGCCTCAGTCTTGCAAAAGCGGCTCATGGTGATTTCTGACAGCCACAAATCAA TGCCACAAGTTTGGACTGATATGATGGAGGGGGATGATGAGGCAGAGACTCTGAACATTTGA